A stretch of bacterium DNA encodes these proteins:
- a CDS encoding transposase has product MKHIYTYRMALLSTEGKFSCHRSSCKLENVSHDKLTRFLSKADTNQEIDINSLPPNGTLIYDDTSISKLFAKNIEGVRYVWCSSLGKAIKGYTLIKIIYIYGNQIYNLADIIWQKEMGTKNEVIREKLIEFHSKGLKPKIVLFDCGYMACKSVNLINSLGWKYLTICKSNKIFEKQQIQTHKFFGGKSLYGKARGIYHQVQIVKHYNRYVMTNLNCNIKSHSGWNIYRKRWVIETIFRDLKTNLHLQECSSRSLKAQINHIQACMDAFLFLKNKYRDLKKFY; this is encoded by the coding sequence ATGAAACATATATATACTTACAGAATGGCACTATTATCAACAGAAGGCAAATTTTCTTGCCATAGATCATCGTGCAAACTTGAAAATGTTAGCCATGATAAATTAACAAGATTTTTGTCAAAAGCAGATACAAATCAAGAAATAGATATAAATAGCCTGCCTCCAAACGGTACTTTAATCTATGATGACACCTCAATAAGCAAATTGTTTGCTAAAAATATTGAAGGTGTTAGATATGTATGGTGTTCATCACTTGGAAAGGCAATAAAAGGTTACACTTTAATTAAAATAATATACATATATGGTAACCAAATATACAATCTGGCAGATATTATCTGGCAAAAAGAAATGGGGACAAAGAATGAAGTAATTAGAGAAAAACTTATTGAATTTCACAGCAAAGGCTTAAAGCCTAAAATAGTTCTGTTTGACTGTGGATATATGGCTTGTAAAAGTGTAAATCTTATCAATTCATTGGGGTGGAAGTATTTAACAATATGCAAATCGAATAAAATATTTGAAAAACAGCAAATTCAAACACATAAATTTTTCGGTGGAAAAAGTTTGTATGGTAAGGCAAGAGGGATTTATCATCAAGTACAGATTGTCAAACACTACAACAGATACGTAATGACAAATCTAAATTGCAACATTAAAAGTCATTCAGGCTGGAATATATACCGAAAACGTTGGGTTATTGAGACAATTTTCAGAGATTTAAAGACTAATCTTCATTTACAGGAATGTTCTTCAAGAAGCTTAAAAGCACAAATTAACCATATTCAAGCTTGCATGGATGCTTTTTTATTCTTAAAAAACAAATATCGGGACCTTAAGAAATTTTATTGA